A window of Ovis canadensis isolate MfBH-ARS-UI-01 breed Bighorn chromosome X, ARS-UI_OviCan_v2, whole genome shotgun sequence contains these coding sequences:
- the LOC138930151 gene encoding transcription elongation factor A N-terminal and central domain-containing protein-like isoform X1 translates to MDLEIIILSNWQRARCIYDGAAPGNCKLENMESPFFLAALTMSDKNQIAARVSLIEQLMSQRNFEDLGHHLTVLETLHVTPEHLQETGVVRAVYRVLKNCPTVALKQKAKRLLSEWKALYKDTLCKPEGSPKRFPLGRSQEENRGLPPDPNQEEEVRGGFRHNSLFTSQDVAGAVETIVPEDSCGGADPKAVPLSARDPQSTNLAASGQPDPIVPVRARCTELLYEALTASSPGQPRAHLWPNLAQEIEAHVFALHPKNLQKYKTCIRSKVANLRNPRNSHLQQNLLSGTMSPREFAKMTAMEMASQELKQLRASYTKSALREHYLPQVVEGTPTRKIKCERCEKFNCQVTVIPRGTLFLPSWVRNPGRDEEMMTYVICNECGEQWYHSKWVCL, encoded by the exons atggacctagagattatcatactaa GTAACTGGCAGAGAGCACGGTGCATTTATGACGGAGCTGCGCCCGGCAATTGCAAGCTTGAGAACATGGAAAGCCCTTTTTTCCTGGCAGCTCTAACGATGTCTGACAAGAACCAGATAGCGGCCAGAGTTTCCCTTATCGAGCAGCTGATGTCTCAAAGGAATTTTGAGGATCTCGGCCATCACCTCACTGTGCTGGAAACTCTGCATGTGACTCCAGAGCACCTTCAGGAGACGGGGGTGGTCAGGGCGGTGTACAGAGTCCTCAAAAACTGCCCCACGGTGGCTCTGAAGCAGAAAGCCAAGCGTCTGCTGTCAGAATGGAAAGCGCTGTATAAAGATACTCTCTGCAAGCCAGAGGGCAGCCCTAAACGATTTCCTCTGGGTAGAAGTCAAGAAGAAAATCGAGGACTTCCTCCTGACCCAAATCAGGAGGAGGAGGTACGGGGTGGCTTCAGGCATAATTCTCTCTTCACATCCCAAGATGTGGCGGGAGCTGTTGAAACAATCGTGCCGGAAGATAGCTGCGGCGGAGCAGATCCTAAGGCAGTGCCTCTGAGCGCCCGGGACCCTCAATCCACCAACCTGGCAGCGAGTGGGCAGCCGGACCCCATAGTGCCCGTGAGAGCCAGATGCACAGAGCTGCTGTACGAAGCTCTAACTGCCTCCTCCCCAGGCCAGCCCAGAGCCCACCTGTGGCCCAACTTGGCACAAGAAATCGAAGCACACGTTTTTGCCCTTCACCCCAAGAACCTCCAAAAATACAAAACGTGCATCCGCAGCAAAGTGGCCAATCTAAGGAACCCCCGCAATTCTCACTTACAGCAGAACTTGCTCTCTGGGACCATGTCTCCGAGGGAATTTGCCAAAATGACCGCCATGGAGATGGCCAGCCAGGAACTGAAGCAGTTGAGGGCCTCCTACACGAAATCTGCCTTACGGGAACATTACCTGCCCCAAGTGGTGGAGGGCACGCCGACgaggaaaataaaatgtgagcGCTGTGAGAAATTCAACTGCCAGGTCACTGTGATCCCCAGAGGGACACTCTTCCTTCCAAGTTGGGTGCGGAATCCAGGCCGAGATGAAGAAATGATGACCTATGTCATCTGCAATGAATGTGGGGAGCAGTGGTATCATAGCAAGTGGGTGTGCTTGTGA
- the LOC138930151 gene encoding transcription elongation factor A N-terminal and central domain-containing protein-like isoform X2 codes for MESPFFLAALTMSDKNQIAARVSLIEQLMSQRNFEDLGHHLTVLETLHVTPEHLQETGVVRAVYRVLKNCPTVALKQKAKRLLSEWKALYKDTLCKPEGSPKRFPLGRSQEENRGLPPDPNQEEEVRGGFRHNSLFTSQDVAGAVETIVPEDSCGGADPKAVPLSARDPQSTNLAASGQPDPIVPVRARCTELLYEALTASSPGQPRAHLWPNLAQEIEAHVFALHPKNLQKYKTCIRSKVANLRNPRNSHLQQNLLSGTMSPREFAKMTAMEMASQELKQLRASYTKSALREHYLPQVVEGTPTRKIKCERCEKFNCQVTVIPRGTLFLPSWVRNPGRDEEMMTYVICNECGEQWYHSKWVCL; via the coding sequence ATGGAAAGCCCTTTTTTCCTGGCAGCTCTAACGATGTCTGACAAGAACCAGATAGCGGCCAGAGTTTCCCTTATCGAGCAGCTGATGTCTCAAAGGAATTTTGAGGATCTCGGCCATCACCTCACTGTGCTGGAAACTCTGCATGTGACTCCAGAGCACCTTCAGGAGACGGGGGTGGTCAGGGCGGTGTACAGAGTCCTCAAAAACTGCCCCACGGTGGCTCTGAAGCAGAAAGCCAAGCGTCTGCTGTCAGAATGGAAAGCGCTGTATAAAGATACTCTCTGCAAGCCAGAGGGCAGCCCTAAACGATTTCCTCTGGGTAGAAGTCAAGAAGAAAATCGAGGACTTCCTCCTGACCCAAATCAGGAGGAGGAGGTACGGGGTGGCTTCAGGCATAATTCTCTCTTCACATCCCAAGATGTGGCGGGAGCTGTTGAAACAATCGTGCCGGAAGATAGCTGCGGCGGAGCAGATCCTAAGGCAGTGCCTCTGAGCGCCCGGGACCCTCAATCCACCAACCTGGCAGCGAGTGGGCAGCCGGACCCCATAGTGCCCGTGAGAGCCAGATGCACAGAGCTGCTGTACGAAGCTCTAACTGCCTCCTCCCCAGGCCAGCCCAGAGCCCACCTGTGGCCCAACTTGGCACAAGAAATCGAAGCACACGTTTTTGCCCTTCACCCCAAGAACCTCCAAAAATACAAAACGTGCATCCGCAGCAAAGTGGCCAATCTAAGGAACCCCCGCAATTCTCACTTACAGCAGAACTTGCTCTCTGGGACCATGTCTCCGAGGGAATTTGCCAAAATGACCGCCATGGAGATGGCCAGCCAGGAACTGAAGCAGTTGAGGGCCTCCTACACGAAATCTGCCTTACGGGAACATTACCTGCCCCAAGTGGTGGAGGGCACGCCGACgaggaaaataaaatgtgagcGCTGTGAGAAATTCAACTGCCAGGTCACTGTGATCCCCAGAGGGACACTCTTCCTTCCAAGTTGGGTGCGGAATCCAGGCCGAGATGAAGAAATGATGACCTATGTCATCTGCAATGAATGTGGGGAGCAGTGGTATCATAGCAAGTGGGTGTGCTTGTGA